The DNA sequence GCCGCTCGCCCCATTGTTTGTATAAGCGAAACTTCGCTTCTTAAAAAGCCTTCTTTGTCGGCATCGAGTATCGCAACTAAAGATACTTCAGGTAAATCCAACCCTTCGCGCAACAAATTAACTCCGATTAAACAATCGTATGTACCTTTTCTTAAGTCATCCAAAATATCGCCTCGTTCAAGAGTTTTTACATCGGAATGTAAATAGTGCACTTTCAAGCCTTGGTCATTTAAATAGCCCGCCAAGTCTTCAGCCGTTCGTTTTGTAAGTGTGGTAATTAGCGACCGTTCTTTCACTTTCATTGACGCCCTTTTTTTAACTTCTTTAATAACGTCTTTAACTTGCGTTCCCACCGGTCTTATTTCCACTAAGGGATCGGGGATACCGGTTGGCCGCATAAGTTGTTCAACGACGCCATTTCCCTCGTTTTTTTCTCCGGCAGAATGTTTGGCAATCGACAATTCCCACTCCGATGGCGTAGCTGTTGTAGCGATAAAGTTAGGAATTCGCCGCATAAATTCGTCAAATGTCAAAGGACGGTTATCAAAAGACGAAGGCAGACGAAATCCATAGTCAACCAAGGTTGTTTTTCTCGCCCTATCTCCTTGATACATACCTCGTACTTGAGGAAATGTGATATGACTTTCATCTACTATTACCAACCAATCTTTCCCAAAAGGTTCTTTGAAGTAATCAAGTAAGGTAAAAGGCGGATCTCCCGGTTTTCTTTTGTCAAAATACATCGAATAATTTTCAATTCCTTTTACATATCCTACTTCCTTTAGCATTTCCATTTCATATGTTACTTTTTGCTTTAATCTGTGCGCCTCCAGTTCTTTGCCATTGTCTTTAAGCAATTTGACCTGCTTGTCCAAATCGGCAAATATCTTTTTAAATGTTTCCTCGTGCTCTGATGTATCAGTCATAAAGTGTTTCGCAGGATACAAAAAGAAGGTATCTTTACTGTCTTTTTCTATTATTTCACCACTAACCGGATCGATGGAATTAACTTTACAAATTTTTCCTTGATCGATTTCTATTGTAAACCCTGTATCCTGATAAGCAGGATAGATATCAATACTATCCCCCTTGACCCTAAATGTGCCCCTATGAAATCCAAAGTCTCCCCTGTCATATTGCAAATCCACTAACCGATCAATAATGTTTTCTCGCGATATTGTGGTTCCAACTTTGAAGGTAAAAACGAAGTTTTTATACTCTTTTGGTGATCCTATATTATAAATACACGATACGGATGCTACAACAATCGTATCCTTTCTGGTTAATAAGTTTGCGGTTGTAGCCAAACGGAGTTTATCGATTAGTTCATTTATACCGGCATCTTTCTCGATGTACGTGTCGGTACTGGGAATATAAGCTTCAGGTTGATAATAGTCATAATAACTCACGAAGTAATTAACCGAATTATCTGGAAAGAAATCCCTAAATTCCTGGTAAAGTTGACCCGCTAATGTTTTATTATGCGAAATTATCAAAGTCGGTTTTTGCAGTTTTTCGATTAAATTTGCAACCGTAAATGTTTTTCCTGAACCCGTAACGCCCAAAAGAACTTGATAGTCAACTCCTTTGTTAACTCCTATTTCAAGTTTTTTTATAGCCGACAATTGCTCTTTTGTGGGTTTATAAGTTGATGTTAATTTAAATTTTTGCACACTCTACATAATAGCGGAAACAAATACCAAATACAACCCGAATATCCAAGGCTAAATTACCTCTTGACCAATTCGGGTTTTATTTGTATAAATAAGAGTGTTAAAGATTTAAAAAAATATGGCACCAATAGTTTACAAACGTCAGGGACAAATTCTCGATTTCATCCGTCAGTTTATACAGACAAACAAATCTGCACCCACACTTCGTGATATCGCCGATGCCATCAACGTTTCATCTTTGGCTACTGTTCATGAGCATTTGACCGCATTGGAACACAAAGGTTTGATAAAACGCAAAAGTGGGAAAACGCGATCGATAGAATTAGTCGGTGTTGGTGAGGAGTTGCTTGAAAAAGAGTTTGAAGTTCCCATACTTGGTTTTATTGCAGCGGGAGCCCCAATTGAACCTTATACCGATCCCAATGCAAGTATTTCAATTCCCAACTCTTTTGCCGATAGCAAAAAGCGTATCTTTGTTCTCAAGGTCAGGGGTGAATCAATGATCGAAGCACAAATCAGAGATGGAGATTATGTTGTCATCGAGCAAACTGATATTGCACAAAACGGGGATATTGTTGTTGCACTGCTTGATAACGGTATGGCAACACTCAAAAGATTTTTCAAAGAAGCAACTCGTATTCGATTGGAACCCGCCAATCAAAGCATGAGTCCAATATTTGTTAAAAATGTGAGAGTTCAAGGAAAAGTTGTGGGGCTTATAAGAAAGTATAAAAATTAAACTTCTTTTTTTAAATTAGACAAACGCTACAGAACATCGATATTATTTCACCTACCGCTTATAATGAATATAATCGATAAGCAATTAATATCTTTAACAATTACTAAAGAGTATCGTAAAGCGAAAACTCTTCCTCGACGTTTTGAGCGTCAACTTCCTCAAAGTGATCTACATCAGACAATACATCCATTGGGTCAAAACTAGTGTCGCCTGACACAAACACACCTGAAACAAACTGTAATTGTGTTCCCTTTTTCAATCCTCCTAGGTCTTTTTTCAATCTGTACATCATTATTTATCACCCCCTTTCCCAATAGAAAAGTCTATTGTTGAAAACGGATTTCCCTAATTCGAAGATTAAGCAAAAATAACACAATATTTGTGTCATTGCAACCCCCAAAAATGAAGTATCGGTAATTGTTTTTTTAACAAACTTTAGCTAGTAAATGAAATGCAGCTCAAAAACCTATTTTTTCTAAGGATAAGTTTGACTACGTCCTTACTTCAACTACGCCTTCTACAAGAAGTTTTCGTTTAATAAGAATAGACTACTTACGAAAAGTTCTTTTTAATACCACCCGGTACTTTTATTAGTCCTTAAGACCTTTGAGTAAATCCCTTCCTGTCATTACTTGGGGGATGGTGATATTCAATAACGACAAAATTGTAGGTGCCACATCAGCAAGAATCCCCGGAGTCAAGGTAATATTTTTCCCCATAAGTTTTGCATCCACGGCAATAAACGGCACCTTGTTGGTGCTATGTTCGGTATCGATCTCGCCTGTTGTTAGATTTATCATCTCTTCAGCATTGCCATGGTCAGCAATAATAATGAGTACGCCATCATACGCGAGAACATAATTTGCAATTTTTCCAATACAATAATCAACCGTCTCCACAGCCTTAACTGCAGGACCGATATTGCCTGTATGGCCAACCATGTCGACATTCGGGAAATTAACAACTATCAACGAATACTTACATGTAGTCATTTCCTTAAGCAGGGTATCAAGTAATTTCTGCGACGACATTTCCGGCTTTTGATCATACGTTGGAACTTGTGGTGATTGGATAATTATCCGTTTTTCGCCCTTGTATGGTTCTTCTTGTAAGCCATTAAAATAAAAAGTCACAAAACGTTCTTTTTCCGATTCTGTTATTCTCAGCTGCATCAAGTTATTTTCGGATATTATTTTTCCAAGCGGATCCACAACGGGAACAGGGGGGAAAGCAACTTTCGCTCCTGCTTCCACAATAGGTTTACTGTATTGTGTCATGGTTGAAAAATAAATATTTGATAAAAATATCCGTCTGTCAAAAGTGTTAATTTTTTCACGCAGGCGTTCATTGTGAGTATTTTCATAGTCGATTCGATACGGATCAAATTCGTGAAGTTCGGAAGCGTTCGAGAAATCTTTAAGCACGAAAGCTTTGGTAAGTTGTCGTGGCCGATCTATTCGGAAGTTAAAAAATACCAATGCGTCATTGTTTTTAATAATCGCCACAGGATCACCTTTGTCATCGGTAATGATACTTGGCTCGATAAATTCATCGGTTTTACCTTTGTTATATGAGGCTTCAACGGCATCAATGACATGTACATATTTCTCTCCTTTGCCTTCCGTTAACGCTTCGTAAGCTTTTTTGGTTCTATCCCATCTTTCATCTCGATCCATCGCCCAATATCTCCCCATCAAAGTTGCTACTTTTCCGATATGTTCTTTGTTCAATACTTCGTATAATTCATTAATATATGTTTTTGCGGCAGTTGTGGGAGAATCTCTTCCGTCTGTAAAAAGATGTAGATACACCCTTTCAAAATTTCTGCGTTTTGCCAATTGAATGAGTGCATATAAATGATGAATATCGGAATGGACGCCGCCAGCGCCGATTAAACCCATATAATGAACATTGGAGTTGTTTTTTGTGGCGTGATCGATTGCGCCATTTAAGACTTGGTTGTCAAAAAAGGATCCTTCAGCTATTGCCATATTTATTCTTTCAAGATCTTGATAAACAATTCTCCCTGCTCCAATGTTTAAGTGTCCGGTTTCAGTATTTCCATCTTCACCTCGAGGTAATCCGACTGCTTCACCCGAGGCAGAAAGCTCAGTATGTGGAAAGGAATGTGTCAATCGGTCGATATTGGGAGTATTGGCTAAAGTTATGGCGTTACCCGGTCCTTCCGATGCAATTCCCCAACCGTCAAGAATTGCCAATACGACACATTTTTTATGTTTATTTATCATTTGGTTTAGTATAGACACCTTTTATTAAAGAAGAAATACCGTGAAAGGGTTAATGTTTCAACAATTCTTGTTCGATAGTAAGAAGGCGATTGTATTTTTCAACTCTCTCCCCTCTTGCCGGTGCTCCAAATTTAACAAAGTCAGCACCCACCCCGACCGCAAAATCTGCGATGAACCAGTCATTTGTTTCCCCCGATCTGTGAGACACGATAACCTTCCAACCTGCGTCTCTGGTTTGCTTAATTACTTTTAGTGTTTCCGTAACTGTCCCAATCTGATTTGGTTTAACAAGTATTGCATCACACGCTTTTTCCGATATGGCTTTTGCAACACGTTGGGGATTGGTTGCAAGTAAATCATCACCGACAATCGTAACCTGATCTTTCATTTCAGCATACAATTTCTTCCAGCTGTCCCACGCATCTTCATGAAATGCGTCCTCTAAAATCGCCAGGTGATACTGATTATTTATACTTTTGTAATATTCCATCAGTCCTTCGTCTTTAAGGGGTGTCGATTTGTCCCGTATGGTGTATTCTCCGTTTTTATAAAATACGCTAGCTGCCACATCAAGTCCGAGAAATACATCTCGACCAAGCGAATAGTTGGTTTCCTTAATTGATTCGACAACCACTTCGAGAGCATCGGCATTCGTAAATAGATTTGGAGCATAGCCACCTTCATCACCAACCGAATGCACTGCACCTCGTCGATCTAAATTTTTACCAAGAGTCATATATATTTCCGATCCTGTTCGCAGAGCTTCTGTGTATGATTTGCTCGACGCGGGAATTACCTGAAACTCCTGAAAATCCAAATTTCCGGAGCCGTGCAGTCCACCATTAACCATGTTAAATATAGGTGAAGGTACGTGGACTACGGGAGATAATCCAACTCCTTGTGCAAGCGAAGCAATCCACCGATAGACAGTCGTGTTGTTGGCGTAAGCCGCCACTTTAGCAACAACTTGCGACACGGCGAGAATAGCATTAGATCCCATTTTCGATTTATTTGACGAGCCATCAAGAGCAATGAGTTTGTCATCAATGGCGTTTTGATTCTCGACAGGCATACCGCTTAAACTTGGTCCTAAAATGTCGTTAATATTTTTGACAGCTTTCAAAACACCCTTGCCCAAAAAACGTTTTTCGTCCAGATCGCGCATTTCAACTGCCTCATGTGTCCCTGTTGATACACCCGCGGGTACACTGGTAACCGCAATATGACCTGTCCCCAACTGGCACGCCGCCTCGACGGTAGGAACACCACGCGAATCAAGAATTTCTCGTGCCCATATTTTTGTTATTGTAGACATATTATTTATCCAATAATCGAATTTGTTATTATATGCGTATTAATGCACTTATCGCTTCCTATAACGTAATAAATTTAACCCACAACCTCACGCTTGTCGTACCATTGCTGATTCCGCGTACAATGTGTTACTTTGGTCGAAACAAAAAACCCACAAAAGTGGGCAATTACAACGCAATAAATCATAGAATTCGAGTTACTTCCCGACAGCCAACTTTCTTTCTGCTTCGTGAATAACATTTCTCACCCTATCGACAGCATCAGGATTAACAGAAATGCTCGTTATTCCGTATCTAATTAGTTCTTCAACTAAATCATCATACGTACTTGGCGCTTGTCCACAAATAGACGAACTTACTCCGCGTTTATTGCAAGCTTTTATTACTCTTTTAAACGCCCATGAAATTGCAGGAGATCTCTCGTCGAAATCGGCGGCAACCGTTTCATTATCACGGTCCGTACCGGTAACAAGCATCGTCAGATCATTGGAACCAAACGATATGCCATCAACACCAACATCCAAAAACTTATCAATAAGAATTACATTTATCGGAATTTCAACCATTAGCCAAAACTTAAAACTCGTATCTTCAAACAAGCCGTTGGATGCGACAAGCCGTCGTACTTTTGCCAATTCTTCAGGAGATCTAACAAAGGGGATTTCAAGCCAAAGATTTTTGTGCATTTTGCGAACCTCTTTGATAGCTTGTAACTCCAAATTGAAAACTTCAGGTTGTGCAATATAGCGATATGCACCCCTAAATCCCAACATCGGATTTGGTTCTTGTGGCTCCCAAGACTCTCCTCCCTGAAGCGACCTATATTCATTAGTCTTGAAATCGGTTGCGCGATAAATAATTGGGCGTGTTCCGAAAGCAGAACAAAACGTAGACATGCCCTTGATAAGATTTTCAATAAATACATCCTGCTTTTTTAGTTTAATTGCTTCTTTGGGATGAATACCGATGTTGGCAATCATAAACTCCGCACGAAGAAGGCCAACTCCATCGACGTTGAGTTTAGCACCTTTTTTTGCCATCTCAACCTCGGCTAAATTTACATACACCTTAGTAGCCGTGCGTCCCTTGTAGTAATTTTTACTTTCTTCTTGTGCTTTGCTGTGTATAACTTTCGTACCAACATAGATATTCCCGGTCGTTCCATCAACCGTAACAATGTCATTTTCTTTGAGCTTTTTGGTTGCGTCGTTGGTACCGACCACACACGGAATACCCAATTCCCTTGAGACTATTGCAGCATGTGATGTCATCCCTCCTTTGTCGGTCACA is a window from the Candidatus Woesebacteria bacterium genome containing:
- the eno gene encoding phosphopyruvate hydratase; the encoded protein is MSTITKIWAREILDSRGVPTVEAACQLGTGHIAVTSVPAGVSTGTHEAVEMRDLDEKRFLGKGVLKAVKNINDILGPSLSGMPVENQNAIDDKLIALDGSSNKSKMGSNAILAVSQVVAKVAAYANNTTVYRWIASLAQGVGLSPVVHVPSPIFNMVNGGLHGSGNLDFQEFQVIPASSKSYTEALRTGSEIYMTLGKNLDRRGAVHSVGDEGGYAPNLFTNADALEVVVESIKETNYSLGRDVFLGLDVAASVFYKNGEYTIRDKSTPLKDEGLMEYYKSINNQYHLAILEDAFHEDAWDSWKKLYAEMKDQVTIVGDDLLATNPQRVAKAISEKACDAILVKPNQIGTVTETLKVIKQTRDAGWKVIVSHRSGETNDWFIADFAVGVGADFVKFGAPARGERVEKYNRLLTIEQELLKH
- the uvrB gene encoding excinuclease ABC subunit UvrB, translating into MQKFKLTSTYKPTKEQLSAIKKLEIGVNKGVDYQVLLGVTGSGKTFTVANLIEKLQKPTLIISHNKTLAGQLYQEFRDFFPDNSVNYFVSYYDYYQPEAYIPSTDTYIEKDAGINELIDKLRLATTANLLTRKDTIVVASVSCIYNIGSPKEYKNFVFTFKVGTTISRENIIDRLVDLQYDRGDFGFHRGTFRVKGDSIDIYPAYQDTGFTIEIDQGKICKVNSIDPVSGEIIEKDSKDTFFLYPAKHFMTDTSEHEETFKKIFADLDKQVKLLKDNGKELEAHRLKQKVTYEMEMLKEVGYVKGIENYSMYFDKRKPGDPPFTLLDYFKEPFGKDWLVIVDESHITFPQVRGMYQGDRARKTTLVDYGFRLPSSFDNRPLTFDEFMRRIPNFIATTATPSEWELSIAKHSAGEKNEGNGVVEQLMRPTGIPDPLVEIRPVGTQVKDVIKEVKKRASMKVKERSLITTLTKRTAEDLAGYLNDQGLKVHYLHSDVKTLERGDILDDLRKGTYDCLIGVNLLREGLDLPEVSLVAILDADKEGFLRSEVSLIQTMGRAARHVDGKVILYADKITGSMERALGEVRRRREYQLYMNKKLGIKPTPIKKPIRERLIDMDKNSELEVLFDKDFGKTTLPEIDKESLTPVDRRKLTRKLRTEMRLAAKDLNFEFAAEIRDRIRLLES
- a CDS encoding 2,3-bisphosphoglycerate-independent phosphoglycerate mutase codes for the protein MINKHKKCVVLAILDGWGIASEGPGNAITLANTPNIDRLTHSFPHTELSASGEAVGLPRGEDGNTETGHLNIGAGRIVYQDLERINMAIAEGSFFDNQVLNGAIDHATKNNSNVHYMGLIGAGGVHSDIHHLYALIQLAKRRNFERVYLHLFTDGRDSPTTAAKTYINELYEVLNKEHIGKVATLMGRYWAMDRDERWDRTKKAYEALTEGKGEKYVHVIDAVEASYNKGKTDEFIEPSIITDDKGDPVAIIKNNDALVFFNFRIDRPRQLTKAFVLKDFSNASELHEFDPYRIDYENTHNERLREKINTFDRRIFLSNIYFSTMTQYSKPIVEAGAKVAFPPVPVVDPLGKIISENNLMQLRITESEKERFVTFYFNGLQEEPYKGEKRIIIQSPQVPTYDQKPEMSSQKLLDTLLKEMTTCKYSLIVVNFPNVDMVGHTGNIGPAVKAVETVDYCIGKIANYVLAYDGVLIIIADHGNAEEMINLTTGEIDTEHSTNKVPFIAVDAKLMGKNITLTPGILADVAPTILSLLNITIPQVMTGRDLLKGLKD
- the lexA gene encoding transcriptional repressor LexA codes for the protein MAPIVYKRQGQILDFIRQFIQTNKSAPTLRDIADAINVSSLATVHEHLTALEHKGLIKRKSGKTRSIELVGVGEELLEKEFEVPILGFIAAGAPIEPYTDPNASISIPNSFADSKKRIFVLKVRGESMIEAQIRDGDYVVIEQTDIAQNGDIVVALLDNGMATLKRFFKEATRIRLEPANQSMSPIFVKNVRVQGKVVGLIRKYKN